Below is a genomic region from Hevea brasiliensis isolate MT/VB/25A 57/8 chromosome 3, ASM3005281v1, whole genome shotgun sequence.
GCGAATAATTTTGAAAGCTTCTTTTGTTGCATAAGGTAGCCCTGTCTCTGGATCACGATACCTACAGCATGAATTAATAATTTAAACACAAAGGTTATCCATAAAGCATAGTTGTGTTAGTGCAAGTATACTTGTCTATCAGCCATCAAATTGATATGAAAAACAAATTTGCAAAGGCTGCTTAGCATGTCAGCGCATCAGCTTGCCTGCACACAAGTTGATGAGATGTCATAGGTCTTTGCACAGCAAGAAACCAATTCCAGAAACTTTGTTTAGTTGAATCTTGCTTAATGCTTATTAGTGCATTAGCAAGAAATAATGCCTAAATGACCAGTTTTTCTTTTCTAAATGTTGCACAAAATAAAAAACACACAGTAACAACTAACAACCACTCAATTACTGTAAAGATTTATTTTCTTAAGAAAAGAATTCTGGATCAACCACTCATAAATTGATCCTTCTATGAGGTGCTGTTTTCATTGAACTCCACTCAATCAGTGGCCATCATTAAAAAGCTCTTTGCCTACCACTACTACCATTCCATTCAAATTCAAAGTGAATGGTGATGTGGCCACAAGCATTCAACTTATCGAGGTAGTATGCAAATGCAGAATGTTCAAAGACTGACCACAAGATAGATCATTAGTTAACTTTATCAACTCttcatttttgtccattttatttaattttttgaattgatTAGCGTACACATAACCAAAACTCAAGGGGATATGCACCAACAGAAAACCACATACTCACAAACTACAATTGCTTATAAAATATCATCTCAATTCAAAAGGTTGCAATCACATTAATGCAGTCAAGGAAAACTagatttagaaattatttttatttgattctTAATTGGGAAATTAAGACCCTTAATTCAAATTTTTTAGTACAATTAGGAAGTTTAGGTTTATATTATTTAGGAATTCTGTTATTATTAGGAATATTTAAATTGTTATAGTGGGTTTAGAATTTTCCACTTTGCAATTCCTAACCTTAGTAGTAGTAGGATTAGTTATTAGTTTATAAACACATAAGTAATCTAGGTGTTTTCCTAAAGTTTTATTATATGACAATTGAGAATTAATAAATATGAGACCTTTGTTTCTTCTTTGAGAGTGTTCTGGTTCTACATCACATGCTAGCTTAAACTGATATTTCAAACATACAATGACTAATCACCACCAACATGAAAATGAGCCTTACTTGGCAGGCAAACCTGTTACAGCACACACGGCCTTCTCTGGATCTGAAATAGATCAATATGAAAATTCAAAATCAAAGTAGTAAAGAACATAATATCAATAAAACTCTCCAGATTCGAAAGAAAAAATGTTAAGCATATATAAATGCCTAaaccagcaaaaaaaaaaaaaatttttttacctCATTCCAACTTGTCTAAACCTGAAGCCTATAACATTTAAGGAGGTAAAGGTTTTGAAGACCATAAAACTAGGGCAAAAATCTAAATCCCAATGATATCTCCTTCATTTTCCAAACACAAATAAATGGCCAGGCTCTAAGGAATCATCTATAAAGGAACAGATTAAAAAGGGTGGTACTGAACTCTTCATTTGCACCTTGATCATAGAAGGCAGTTCTCTTGAACTGCTAAGTTCAAACCTTATATTCCGAGTAGAAAAAGTCAATTCAAAACTAACAGGCCATGTTTCtccttatttttatataaattcagAAAGATGTTCAAACCAGTTATATAGAAATCCTCCATATCATGCACAAAAATTGTGCCACTCTGCCAGACAATGCACACATGCACTAAATGCTGTGTAAAGAAAAATATTGATGTAGCATTCTCTCCATATCCAATAGAAGACCAGCTGTCTACGTCATGAAATCTTCATCTTTCAACTGATTATGCTCATGCATACCAGATCAAGTAAATATTATGGCATGGGGTACAAAGGTTAAATGCAGAGGCTCTGACAAAATGTATCAAGAGCAAGAGGCTCTTCACTAATGCATTGAGacaaaatttaaaacaatgacaaaAGAAAATAGCTCCATTGACCATCAACTTATAGGGTGGTGATTGTGTGAAACTTTGAACTGGTTTCTGTTTTCTCCAGAAACCATCACCATTGTCACTGACACAAAGCTTGAAAGCACAATACTTAAAGCTTAACTTACATGGAACAGATGCAGTTGAAATCTCTGACTGAAATGATACTCCTCTGAATTCTAGATATGACAAACCTGCAAGAAACTTAAGCATTAACATCTATAGTTCCGAACAACAATGAATACTGTTATAGATCTTAACAGTTGTAGATTCATCCATGGGGGTCTAAAAGATGACTTGGATCACTAATGAACAATAGTTTACCATCTTTAGAGAAATATCGTATCTGTGGGCCGCTGTAGACAGCTTTATGCACAATTGCTCTTTTCTTAACTTCTTCTTCCCTTGCCAAAACACGCTCTAAATTCCTCAAATTCATGATTTCTGCACAATGATAACATGTAGCAATTAATTTGGGATCAAGTGAGACGTAGGAAACAGCAGTGTAACTTTGAACAACCATAATAACAGTTTCAGTCAACACATCAGCTGAAACCTGTTTGAGCAGCTTCCAGAAGCATTTCTTCTTGTGTCATCCTCTTCTCTTCACCTTCCTTTTTTCGTTTTATAGGCTGATGAAAAGATCAAATGAATATTTGACTAAATTAGAGAACTGAATGTTTTAAATTTGAATGGTTGCTACTTGCTATTCAGTTGAAATTTTCTACTTTCATTTTGGAGGTTTTACTGTTAGCATGTCATACAAATACAAAGTAGCAAAATTTTGAAAGGAATCAAAGACTAAGATGGCTAGATACCACAAGTAGGGCAATGTAGACATATTACAATTATAAAATTATCTATAAGTCATAACAGAGTTTGTAACAGAGGTAATTTAATTAGTTTAGGTTTTATTTCCTTGTATTTAAAGTACTATTACTTTTAATAAACTTTTCCATGTATAATTAGGATTTGCAATCCGATAAATAGGTACTTAATGTACTATGTAGAAAGGAGATAGTCAACCAAAAACTAAAAGACTCCTTCAATTGCATGTTCTGGAGAGTCCTCGAGGACAAGATCAAGTCAATCAAGCTTCCCAGTGTTCCTGTCCTCAAAACAGTATAACTATCCAAATTATGAAGTCCTCAAATCTAATCTTTCTTTACTGATATGAATCTGAATCATATGATAACTCAAAATGAATGATAAGCAGCAAAATACCAGATTATGTTCTCACTGCAATAACAATAACCAAGAACTAACCTTTATTGTAGCCTGCAGAGCTGCACGTATTGCATCTCTCTCAGCTTGTCTAACAATAACTGATGTTCTTGTAGATTTCCTTACTATTCTCTCAACTTCACCATCATCAGGGGTATCATGTTGTTCTGGGGCAGTAGACTGCTCAGCTGATTTTTCATCCTTGGAAGCCCTATCTATCTTGGAAAggactttcttcttctttttcttctttgttGAAGGCTTTCCAGGAAATATAAGCCGTTTCTTTGTCTGTGTCCTAAAAAAACAGCTGAATaattagaaaaggaaaaaaaaaaaaaaaaaaagcttatagAGTTTGGTTGAGCTAAGAGATGCTAAACCTTTCATCAGCAACATTTTCTGCTTCTTCATCTGGTTCAGGCTCCTAGCACCAACAGAAGGTGGTATTCATGCTTACTAAAGTTGGAAATAGTAATCATCACATTAAAAAGATGATCATAAGATGGAGGTATAAACAAAAAAGTAAATACAAATGGCAAAAATACTCACATCATCATCAAAATCACTATCAAACTCATCCGCGACTTCTGGCTCTTCTTCATAATTAGTATCATTTTCTTCCTAGAAAGATATAAACAAGAACAGAAGATAAAGATCATGAGTATAATCTTATTTAACAATCTGTTTTATTACTCCAGATACAATTTGAGCCACATTATTCTCCTAAGCAAAGGGAATCTTAAAAAACAAATGCATAATAAACAAAGCACAAACTTTGAACCAAAAGGGTATATCTTAAGAAAATGGACTGGACCTAACTCACCTCCAAAAGTTAGCTCAGGGGGGAGGAATGTCCAAGGCCATATAAGGGCACATTACCCTATCGCAAATCAATGTGAGATCTTAACACGCCCCCTCATGCCCATGACCAAACACCGAAGCATGAAATGCTTACAGGAGGCCCCAACATTGGTTGGGAGCCTCTAATACAGTCTTAAGAAAATGGACCGGGCCTAACTCCCTCCAAAGTTAGCTCAAGGGTGCAAGGCCATATAAGGCGGTAATTATATTACCCTATCCCTATCCCAAACCAATGGGATCTTAACAGTATATACAGAGCATTAGAATTAAAAATGTAAATAACAAACAGAAATGAAAAACAGGCTATTAAAGTAGGAACCTCTTTTAGAGCATCCTGATTCCAGAACAACTCGTCCTCTTCAATTTCCTCATCAAGCAACTTGTTCATCCTATAAGAGGTAGGGTACAAAATGATGTTTCTTATGTACATGAAAAATTGTCACTGTAACCAAAAGTTCAATGTTCTATAAACGTCATTAAAAATACATATAAATTAAGACAAAATCAACTATCACATTCAACATTCTTACCGTTTTCCTCTGGATGCCCTAGAAAGTCGATCCAGAATCACAACCGGCGCGTCTTCTTTAGGGCTCTCCATGGCAGCTACTTTCGCTCTTCTGAAACTGAAACGCCTAGCCGCTTCCCTTTGCCAAGGAAATTAACAATAGATAATCACATGCTTATGACTAAAATCGAAACCCTAATTTTCCACAtaaagaaaaattgaaggaaaAAATGTTGAAATCAGGTAACAAAGCTCACTCACTTATCGTCTTCTCGGCGTCAGCATTATAAGCGTCTAAGACAGAAAGAATCCGCAAGAAACCCTAATTTAGAAAAGGAGAGACGCACAACAGCAAACAGGTCGAGAGACTGAATGGATTAAATGAAATGCAGAAGTTCGGACGTTGGACATGGagggaaaaacaaaataaaattttgcaATTTACCTATAATAATAACGACAAAGAATTACTAAGTTGGTAACATAATTCTAACtttgaattaaaatatatattttttaatttgtaaattaatttaaatataaatattattttaattatttagttaatatgtatttaaaaatagttaatttattaaaataattaaaataatatataatatttttaattaattgagaGTTTATTAAAATAAgagtattatttatatttttaattattattatttggatTGACACATTTGAAGGCTCATAAAACACAATTGTTTAATAATTTCTCGagttaactcattaaatatattcATTAAGGGGTttgttaaataaatttataaattgactcatttataaatttatttttattaattattatattttgtaaatatattaattttatttatgctTACTTTATAAAACTATATATTAGGAACTATTATTTGAAatgattataaattattatataattaagatATAtacaatataattatttataagttGTATGAAAATCAAtatatttttatagaaaaaatAAGATTAAAATGTTAGAAGATATTTTCAATATATACTTGGATTATAAGAATATACTTAAATtcctattaatttttaaaaaatgctaAATTGCATTTCAAGgccaaagatatatataaaacttGAATACAAATATTTAATCATAAAGTGATATATGacatatatttatgtttaatgaTTAATCAAAGTATAATATATCACTAAAAGgcctatattatttattataaataataaatttataattatataaaaaaaattaataaattaatataataattaaatgtatagaataataaataataattaaattaaattttccctataaaattcattttatgatttatcctcattaaattattaaataaatcaaaactAAGTAATTTTTAAAAGTGaaatatttaaacattttttatatttaaactaACATTATTACCATTACTATTTCTCGTTCTCAATCCATCAACCCTCCTTTCTTCTCTCGTTCCTTCTAAATTTTAAATCTTTAAGGTAGATTTAAATTTATCACTAATATATCGCATCGTCACCGCTGCTTTATCTCTAATAGACCTTGAAGTTTGAATTAACCACTTATATTTCTCTCCATTTCTCGCTTTCGATCTCTCGtttaaagttacaatttgaattatataatatacattataattcttaattatagaaattttaataactaattaaactattatttcataaaaaataactaattaaattatatagaAATATCTTAATAAATAATGTAAAATGTATAAATTGtatgatttttaattatttaattcttaataACTAATTAAACTATATAGATATTAAGTGTTACGATAAATTGTATAATGctttctcaaagtaaaataagtATATCATTTAGAGGAACCCAAAAAATAAATGGACCTTAATGTCATACAGATACTAGCATACAATGAATGAACGTCCATGGTTTACTCCCTCGAGACACAGCATGTTGATCACGAAAAATTGCTCCTAGCTAATTTTTGCCACACATTGTACCGTGAGAAAAAGATTATTCTGTAATGATCTATGAACAAGGGTATTGTACATTTCCAAAGTCTCTCTCAACCGGGTGGAATAAAGATAGTGTACAAGCTGAAATAATTCAACTATTCCTAGAGGAGCACTTGGAAGATGAGAAAACTAACTTGAACAACGAAGCTTTAGGTCTAAACATCACATGCATGGAATCCCCAAcccaaaaagaaaataataataataataatctactTTAGTATTCGCATGCCATGCAGAGTCTGCATGAAGTGAACCATCACTTTCAACCAAGCATCTAGGGTTATTTCTCCTCAAACTCAACATCAATTATATCACCATCAGATTTCGATGGAGAGGTCCCTCTACCTCTACCACCTCTTGAAAAGAAGTCTCCTTCTGGCTGCCACACAATGTTACCACAGCTAGCACATCGAATTACTTGGTTTTTGTAACCAACAAACTGCCTCTTACATGCTGGACAAGCCCCCTGCCAAATTTCAATATAAAAGGCCAATGGACCAGTATGGTTATTTGTTTCGGTAACAATAAGttgtcaataagaaattaatgGAAGTTGATGCATAAAGCATCCCGACAGAACATATGAACATAAATTGGAGGACAAGTTCAGTTAGGATATATAGATTATCAACATATTAATAATTTAGCAAACAATCCATCAATGATCAAATTAAGCCATCTGATTCAGAAATAAGTACTAGGTGAATATTTCCACGAGATATATCAGTCTCAAAAGCATCATTTGGTATGCACGTGCTTTTAGGACACACCATATCACATGACTACAATTCACGATCTCAAGATAAAGAAAGGGGGAGAGAAAGAAGGCGAGTTTGGTAGGTTGTGCTACAACTTAAAATCTTTCTTCTTAGTTGCTACACAATTCAAAATTTGTGGGCATTTcccaatataattaatatatcttATTCAGCTTCTCCATTCAATAAACAAATATGTTCAAAATTTATGGTGATTTCTTATTTAGCTTCACGTAATTCTCCTTAATTTCCAAATAGAACTATAACCCTTCTCCTGTGGATTCTATCTCTATCTTGTCTCAAATTAAAGCTCTTGCCATCTTCTGTAATCTACTCAAGACAGCTCATTCTTGAAACAAAAATAGAAAACCAAATAATTTCAGCCTAAACTTGCCTAAGGGAACATTTTGAAAAACAAATCCGAAGCTCATCAAATTCTGATGATGGTAAttgggtgtgtgtgtgtgtgtgtgtgcatgagagagaaagagaaagagagagagcgaGAGCGCATcttagaagagagagagagaattaaaAGCTTGCCCACTTCTATATAGGGTTCATTTGGAATAAATcatttacaagaaaaaaaattcaaaagttgTATATAAGAAAGAACTCATATGGCCAAATCAAATGCATAATTCATAAGCATCGGAAAGTAAGAAACTAATTTTCcatgaaaaagaagagaaagaaacACAAAAATCAGCTTCCAGTTTCATCTACTTTCATTTGAAgttcaagagagagagagaggagtaaCAGTCcgcacttatcaaaagtaaacaAGACAAATAGGAAAATAATAAGAGAAAAAAAGTTTTCAGAACTCAAGAAAATGAGCAAGCTGATATCAGCATATGGAACAAAGATTGATTAAAACCCACAAGTATACATCACATCAACCATCATCTTTAAAATGAGTGAAACCTTTGAGCTAGACAAATTGTAACCATGATCATTTTGTCTACATGACTCTTAGCTCATGGCCTAATGACACAGCCAAGGAATTCAACAAATTTCATAGTCAAATAGACAAATACCTGAGAAGCTTAGGGTTATGGTTCAGTTTTACTGAAGCGTTCACTGGGAAAATTATATGGTACTTTCtagttctttttttatttttacttatttgTCCATTTATAACACTAGATATTTTTGTAATTCCATATTTGCTGGAAAGATCTAGATTTCTATAGAAGTCCTTATTTAGAGTCCTTGTTGCTTAAGAATCACTTTTTTGATTACTTAAAGGGGACGATTGGTAGTCGGAATCTGCCAAGAGAATAACCAGGAACGTTAAATTCCAGTCTTTGGTTTATATGGGGACGTAACATTCCTAGGAAAGTTTAATTTCTAAATTCTAAATCAATGGGTACCACCTCTACTTTTCTGTGTATATGGAAAAGTACTTTCCCATCTCAAAGGGTGGGAAAGTTACTTTCCCATGgtgtgaaaatttaaaaatatatatatatatatacatatggacATTAAGCCATCATTTATAATaacacttaaaaaataattacataaatcttTTCTAAAATCCCTATTGACAGGAGATTTCAAATGCAAGAGGTTATAGTCTCTTAGTTGATTTTTAATAATTGACTCCTCTTTTTTAAACTTTTTCACTTCACTTTTCTATTTTAATCATATATTTTTTATTGttcaaaatattttttgaaataataGCTATATTTTGTGCAAGTGTGATTATTATGGCAAACTTCATTGTGTAAGTACATATTTATATGATAAATTTAAACTAGGGATATTGTGGTAATCTACTTCACTTTATTTTACTTTCTCACAACCTAATCAAACTTAAGAATTATACATTCCAATGGAAATTGAAATTATAACTGAACATGATAA
It encodes:
- the LOC110668722 gene encoding SWR1 complex subunit 2 isoform X2; translation: MESPKEDAPVVILDRLSRASRGKRMNKLLDEEIEEDELFWNQDALKEEENDTNYEEEPEVADEFDSDFDDDEPEPDEEAENVADERTQTKKRLIFPGKPSTKKKKKKKVLSKIDRASKDEKSAEQSTAPEQHDTPDDGEVERIVRKSTRTSVIVRQAERDAIRAALQATIKPIKRKKEGEEKRMTQEEMLLEAAQTEIMNLRNLERVLAREEEVKKRAIVHKAVYSGPQIRYFSKDGLSYLEFRGVSFQSEISTASVPYPEKAVCAVTGLPAKYRDPETGLPYATKEAFKIIRQRFV
- the LOC110668722 gene encoding SWR1 complex subunit 2 isoform X1 codes for the protein MESPKEDAPVVILDRLSRASRGKRMNKLLDEEIEEDELFWNQDALKEEENDTNYEEEPEVADEFDSDFDDDEPEPDEEAENVADERTQTKKRLIFPGKPSTKKKKKKKVLSKIDRASKDEKSAEQSTAPEQHDTPDDGEVERIVRKSTRTSVIVRQAERDAIRAALQATIKPIKRKKEGEEKRMTQEEMLLEAAQTEIMNLRNLERVLAREEEVKKRAIVHKAVYSGPQIRYFSKDGLSYLEFRGVSFQSEISTASVPYPEKAVCAVTGLPAKYRDPETGLPYATKEAFKIIRQRLEDENNIKKEMDMGALFDSLNGKGFLGRRKRSPISNRGKMSNFSYLAQFGRISTIEIDSSE